A single window of Pseudomonas lijiangensis DNA harbors:
- the yjiA gene encoding GTPase, with product MTVAQPIPVTVLTGFLGAGKTTLLRHLLKAEHGLKIAVIENEFSEAGIDSQLLGTDPVQVMTLSNGCVCCTIHTDLTKALYLLLERLDSGEIAFDRLVIECTGLADPAPVAQTFFIDEELRERYILDGIITLVDAAHADTHLAQTIAQAQIGFADRLLVSKRDLVDDQAFQTLSTRLTRINRRAPIRIVEHGKIDLSELLDVRGFNLNADLGGGVTLRPLAPAGKSADRISSLVLRSDKPLDIDKLSGFMNELLEDHGKQLLRYKGVLNIAGEPRRMVFQGVLKLYGFDWDTEWAEDEKRESVIVFIADELPEEKIRAAFAEMVGV from the coding sequence ATGACTGTTGCGCAACCCATCCCCGTCACCGTCTTGACCGGCTTTCTGGGAGCCGGCAAGACCACGCTGCTGCGTCATTTGCTCAAGGCCGAACATGGCCTGAAAATCGCGGTCATCGAAAACGAATTCAGTGAGGCTGGCATCGACAGCCAGTTGCTCGGCACAGACCCTGTGCAGGTCATGACGCTTTCCAATGGCTGCGTCTGCTGCACCATCCATACCGACCTGACCAAAGCCCTTTATCTGCTGCTGGAGCGCCTGGACAGCGGTGAGATTGCCTTTGACCGTCTTGTCATCGAATGCACCGGCCTTGCCGATCCGGCTCCCGTTGCGCAAACCTTCTTCATCGACGAAGAACTGCGCGAGCGCTACATCCTCGACGGCATCATCACCCTGGTGGATGCCGCCCATGCCGACACCCACCTGGCCCAGACCATCGCCCAGGCGCAAATAGGCTTTGCCGACCGTCTGCTGGTGAGCAAGCGCGACCTGGTGGACGACCAGGCATTCCAGACACTGTCGACCCGCCTGACCCGCATCAACCGCCGCGCACCGATTCGCATCGTCGAGCACGGCAAGATCGACCTGTCCGAATTGCTGGACGTCAGAGGCTTCAACCTCAACGCCGACCTCGGCGGCGGAGTGACCCTGCGCCCGCTTGCCCCGGCAGGCAAATCCGCCGACCGCATCTCAAGCCTGGTGCTGCGCAGCGACAAACCGCTGGATATCGACAAACTCAGCGGGTTCATGAACGAACTGCTCGAAGACCACGGCAAACAACTGCTGCGCTACAAAGGCGTACTCAATATCGCAGGCGAACCCCGGCGGATGGTGTTTCAGGGCGTGCTGAAACTCTATGGCTTCGACTGGGACACCGAATGGGCAGAAGACGAAAAGCGCGAAAGCGTGATCGTGTTCATTGCCGATGAGTTGCCGGAGGAGAAGATTCGGGCGGCGTTTGCGGAGATGGTGGGCGTGTAA
- a CDS encoding YbdD/YjiX family protein produces the protein MFNDLSRLGKYLGQAARLMVGMPDYDTYVEHMQTKHPDKPLMSYEEFFRERQEARYGGKGGPKCC, from the coding sequence ATGTTCAATGACCTGAGTCGCCTTGGGAAATACCTCGGTCAGGCCGCGCGCCTGATGGTGGGCATGCCGGACTACGACACTTATGTCGAGCACATGCAGACCAAGCACCCGGACAAGCCGTTGATGAGCTACGAGGAGTTCTTTCGCGAACGCCAGGAAGCTCGTTACGGCGGCAAGGGTGGTCCCAAGTGTTGCTGA
- a CDS encoding carbon starvation CstA family protein: MKNNNSLMRHVPWVLLAIIGACALGVVALRRGEAINALWIVVAAVAIYLVAYRYYSLFIANHVMQLDPLRATPAVVNNDGLDYVPTNKHILFGHHFAAIAGAGPLVGPVLAAQMGYLPGTLWLIAGVVLAGAVQDFMILFLSTRRNGRSLGDIVREEMGRIPGTIALFGCFLIMIIILAVLALIVVKALAESPWGMFTVMATIPIAMFMGVYMRYIRPGRIGEISIIGVVLLLLSIWVGGSVAADPVWGPMFTFTGVQITWMLVGYGFVAAMLPVWLLLAPRDYLSTFLKIGTIVALAIGILILAPELKMPALTQFTDGTGPVWKGALFPFLFITIACGAVSGFHALISSGTTPKLLDNEKNARYIGYGGMLMESFVAIMAMVAASVIEPGVYFAMNSPPAIVGTDVVTVAQTVSNWGFTITPEQLTAVANDIGEHTILARAGGAPTLAVGIAQILHQVLPGENTMAFWYHFAILFEALFILTAVDAGTRAGRFMLQDLLGSFVPALKRTESWVANAIGTGGCVALWGYLLYQGVIDPLGGINTLWPLFGISNQMLAGIALMLASVVLIKMKRQRYVWVTLLPASWLLICTVTASLIKLFDSNPAVGFLALAKKYSTAADAGQILAPAKNMDQMQHVIFNAYTNAGLTILFLFVVSSILFYALKVGRAAWIKKERSDKEMPYQAMPPGSQV; this comes from the coding sequence ATGAAAAATAACAATAGCCTAATGCGCCATGTGCCGTGGGTGCTTCTCGCAATTATTGGGGCTTGTGCCCTGGGGGTGGTGGCACTGCGTCGTGGCGAGGCAATCAATGCCTTGTGGATCGTGGTCGCTGCTGTAGCTATTTATCTGGTCGCTTATCGTTACTACAGTCTTTTCATCGCCAACCATGTCATGCAGCTCGACCCGCTGCGGGCAACCCCGGCGGTGGTCAACAACGATGGTCTGGACTATGTGCCGACCAACAAGCACATCCTGTTCGGTCACCACTTCGCAGCAATCGCCGGTGCAGGCCCACTGGTTGGCCCGGTACTGGCCGCGCAGATGGGGTATCTGCCCGGTACGCTCTGGCTGATCGCCGGTGTGGTGCTGGCAGGTGCGGTACAGGATTTCATGATCCTGTTCCTCTCCACGCGCCGTAACGGTCGTTCCCTGGGCGATATCGTCCGCGAGGAAATGGGCCGTATCCCAGGCACCATTGCCCTGTTCGGCTGCTTCCTGATCATGATCATCATCCTCGCGGTGCTGGCGCTGATCGTGGTCAAGGCCCTGGCTGAAAGCCCGTGGGGCATGTTCACGGTCATGGCGACGATCCCGATCGCGATGTTCATGGGCGTTTACATGCGCTACATCCGTCCGGGCCGCATCGGTGAAATCTCCATCATCGGCGTGGTCCTGCTGCTGCTTTCCATCTGGGTAGGCGGCTCGGTGGCTGCGGACCCGGTCTGGGGCCCGATGTTTACCTTCACCGGTGTACAGATCACCTGGATGCTGGTGGGCTACGGCTTCGTTGCAGCAATGCTGCCGGTATGGCTGCTGCTCGCACCGCGTGACTATCTCTCCACTTTCCTGAAAATCGGCACCATCGTCGCGCTGGCCATCGGCATTCTGATTCTGGCTCCCGAGCTGAAAATGCCGGCCCTGACCCAGTTCACCGACGGTACTGGCCCGGTCTGGAAAGGCGCGCTGTTCCCGTTCCTGTTCATCACCATTGCGTGTGGTGCGGTGTCGGGCTTCCACGCCCTGATTTCCTCCGGTACCACGCCCAAGCTGCTGGATAACGAAAAGAACGCCCGCTACATCGGTTACGGCGGCATGCTGATGGAGTCCTTCGTCGCCATCATGGCCATGGTTGCCGCCTCGGTGATCGAGCCGGGTGTGTACTTCGCCATGAACAGCCCGCCTGCAATTGTGGGCACTGATGTGGTGACTGTGGCGCAAACCGTCAGCAACTGGGGCTTTACAATTACCCCGGAGCAACTGACCGCCGTGGCCAATGACATCGGCGAGCACACCATCCTGGCCCGTGCCGGTGGTGCTCCGACTCTGGCAGTGGGTATCGCGCAGATCCTGCACCAGGTCCTGCCGGGTGAAAACACCATGGCGTTCTGGTACCACTTCGCGATTCTGTTTGAAGCCCTGTTCATCCTGACCGCTGTCGACGCCGGTACCCGTGCCGGTCGCTTCATGCTTCAAGACCTGCTGGGCAGCTTCGTACCTGCTCTCAAGCGCACCGAGTCCTGGGTAGCCAACGCCATCGGTACCGGTGGTTGCGTCGCACTCTGGGGTTACCTGCTTTATCAAGGCGTGATCGACCCGCTGGGTGGCATCAATACCTTGTGGCCGCTGTTCGGTATCTCCAACCAGATGCTTGCCGGTATCGCCCTGATGCTTGCCAGTGTGGTCCTGATCAAGATGAAGCGTCAGCGCTACGTCTGGGTGACCTTGCTGCCTGCGTCCTGGCTGCTGATCTGCACCGTGACCGCGAGCCTGATCAAGCTGTTCGACTCCAACCCTGCCGTTGGCTTCCTGGCCCTGGCCAAGAAGTACAGCACTGCAGCGGATGCCGGTCAGATCCTGGCTCCGGCCAAGAACATGGATCAGATGCAGCACGTGATCTTCAACGCTTACACCAACGCCGGTCTGACCATCCTGTTCCTGTTCGTCGTGTCCAGCATCCTGTTCTACGCGCTGAAAGTCGGTCGTGCGGCGTGGATCAAGAAAGAGCGCAGCGACAAGGAAATGCCCTATCAGGCCATGCCTCCTGGGTCGCAGGTGTGA
- a CDS encoding PilZ domain-containing protein, with translation MTDSPSDRRRFKRIAFDAKTDLNQGNHNWKVQLLDLSLKGLLIERPEPWTGDPDEHFLVDIHLSDDAYVQMDVKLTHDDNQHLGFVCLHIGLESISHLKRLVELNLGDPAELDRELAALIEI, from the coding sequence ATGACCGACTCCCCCTCAGATCGCCGTCGTTTCAAGCGCATCGCTTTCGATGCCAAGACCGACCTCAACCAGGGCAACCACAACTGGAAAGTGCAGTTGCTCGATCTCTCTCTGAAAGGACTGCTCATCGAACGGCCGGAACCCTGGACAGGTGATCCGGATGAGCACTTTCTGGTGGACATTCACCTCAGCGACGATGCCTACGTGCAGATGGATGTGAAGCTGACCCATGACGACAACCAGCATCTCGGGTTTGTCTGCCTGCACATCGGACTGGAATCGATCAGCCATCTGAAGCGGCTGGTAGAGCTCAACCTGGGAGATCCGGCTGAGCTGGACCGGGAACTGGCGGCATTGATCGAGATTTGA
- the radA gene encoding DNA repair protein RadA: MAKAKRLYGCTECGATFPKWAGQCSDCGAWNTLVETMLESGAAAPPSGRTGWTGSQAQIKTLAEVSVEEIPRFSTKSNELDRVLGGGLVDGSVVLIGGDPGIGKSTILLQTLCNIAERMPALYVTGEESQQQVAMRARRLGLPQDKLRVMTETCIESIIATARVEHPKVMVIDSIQTIFTEQLQSAPGGVAQVRESAALLVRYAKQSGTAIFLVGHVTKEGALAGPRVLEHMVDTVLYFEGESDGRLRLLRAVKNRFGAVNELGVFGMTDKGLKEVSNPSAIFLTRAQEEVPGSVVMATWEGTRPMLVEVQALVDDSHMSNPRRVTLGLDQNRLAMLLAVLHRHGGIPTHDQDVFLNVVGGVKVLETASDLALMAAVMSSLRNRPLPHDLLVFGEVGLSGEVRPVPSGQERLKEAAKHGFKRAIVPKGNAPKEAPPGLQIIAVTRLEQALDALFE; this comes from the coding sequence ATGGCCAAGGCCAAACGCTTGTACGGCTGCACGGAGTGCGGCGCGACTTTTCCCAAATGGGCGGGCCAGTGCAGTGACTGCGGCGCCTGGAACACGCTGGTTGAAACCATGCTGGAAAGCGGAGCCGCCGCCCCTCCCAGCGGACGCACCGGCTGGACGGGCTCGCAGGCCCAGATCAAGACCCTGGCCGAGGTCAGCGTCGAAGAAATTCCACGCTTCTCTACCAAGTCCAACGAACTGGATCGTGTTCTGGGTGGCGGTCTTGTGGATGGCTCGGTCGTATTGATCGGTGGCGATCCGGGGATCGGGAAGTCCACTATCCTGCTGCAAACCCTGTGCAATATCGCCGAGCGCATGCCGGCGCTGTATGTGACGGGGGAAGAGTCCCAGCAACAGGTGGCCATGCGCGCCCGGCGCCTTGGCTTGCCACAAGACAAACTGCGGGTGATGACCGAAACCTGCATCGAATCCATCATCGCGACTGCCCGTGTCGAGCATCCCAAGGTCATGGTGATCGACTCCATCCAGACGATCTTCACCGAACAACTGCAATCCGCTCCCGGCGGCGTGGCACAAGTGCGGGAAAGTGCCGCCTTGCTGGTGCGTTACGCCAAGCAGAGCGGCACGGCGATTTTCCTGGTCGGCCATGTCACCAAGGAAGGCGCGCTGGCCGGGCCTCGGGTTCTGGAGCATATGGTGGATACCGTTCTCTATTTCGAGGGCGAGTCGGATGGACGCCTGCGGCTGCTCCGGGCTGTGAAAAACCGTTTCGGGGCCGTGAACGAGCTGGGCGTGTTCGGCATGACGGACAAGGGGCTCAAGGAAGTCTCCAACCCGTCAGCGATTTTCCTGACCCGTGCTCAGGAAGAAGTGCCCGGCAGCGTGGTCATGGCGACCTGGGAAGGGACGCGGCCCATGCTGGTGGAAGTTCAGGCGCTGGTGGATGACAGCCACATGTCCAACCCGCGGCGGGTGACGCTGGGGCTCGATCAGAACCGTCTGGCCATGCTGCTGGCGGTGCTGCATCGTCATGGCGGCATACCGACCCACGATCAGGACGTGTTCCTCAATGTGGTGGGCGGTGTGAAAGTGCTGGAAACCGCGTCTGACCTGGCATTGATGGCAGCGGTCATGTCGAGCCTGCGCAACCGGCCATTGCCTCATGATCTGCTGGTGTTCGGGGAAGTGGGGCTTTCCGGCGAGGTCAGGCCGGTGCCCAGCGGTCAGGAACGCTTGAAAGAGGCTGCCAAGCATGGCTTCAAGCGAGCCATCGTGCCCAAGGGCAATGCCCCCAAGGAAGCGCCGCCCGGTTTGCAGATCATTGCGGTGACCCGTCTGGAACAGGCGCTGGATGCGTTGTTCGAGTAG
- the mscL gene encoding large-conductance mechanosensitive channel protein MscL — protein MSVLSEFKAFAVKGNVVDMAVGIIIGAAFGKIVSSFVGDVIMPPLGLLIGGVDFSDLAITLRAAEGTTPAVLLAYGKFIQTVLDFVIVAFAIFMGVKAINRLKREEAKAPTLPPTPSKEEVLLGEIRDLLKEQNKPAAPITVDPSRPV, from the coding sequence ATGAGCGTATTAAGCGAATTCAAGGCCTTCGCCGTCAAAGGTAACGTGGTCGACATGGCCGTGGGTATCATCATTGGTGCGGCATTCGGCAAGATTGTTTCGTCATTCGTCGGCGACGTGATCATGCCCCCGCTGGGCCTGTTGATCGGCGGCGTGGACTTCAGTGACCTTGCCATTACCCTGCGAGCGGCCGAAGGCACAACGCCTGCCGTGCTGCTGGCCTACGGCAAGTTCATCCAGACCGTGCTCGACTTCGTCATCGTCGCGTTCGCCATCTTCATGGGCGTCAAGGCCATCAACCGCCTCAAGCGCGAAGAAGCCAAGGCCCCGACACTGCCACCGACACCTTCCAAGGAAGAAGTCCTGCTGGGCGAGATTCGAGATTTGCTCAAAGAGCAGAACAAGCCGGCGGCACCGATTACCGTGGACCCAAGTCGTCCGGTTTGA
- a CDS encoding ferredoxin--NADP reductase → MTASEDKFTRQTLQRVTPLTDNLFTLRTTRDPGFRFRAGQFARLGVTKADGSTVWRPYSMVSAPHDEFLEFFSIVVPGGEFTSELSRLREGDTLLVEKLATGYLTPDRFVDGRDLWLLSTGTGVAPFLSILQDFEIWEKFERIILVYSARESRELAYQQLIGELMQRDYLVEYADKFLFLPTVTREHHSGALHGRITHLIENGELERAAGVELTPEHSRVMICGNPQMIDDTRAVLKQRNMQLNLTRRPGQVVVENYW, encoded by the coding sequence ATGACCGCCAGCGAAGACAAGTTCACCCGGCAGACACTTCAGCGTGTGACGCCGTTGACCGACAATCTGTTTACTCTGCGCACCACTCGCGATCCCGGGTTCCGTTTTCGTGCCGGGCAGTTCGCTCGTCTTGGCGTGACCAAAGCCGATGGCAGCACGGTATGGCGCCCCTACTCGATGGTTTCTGCACCCCATGACGAGTTTCTGGAGTTCTTTTCCATCGTGGTTCCGGGCGGGGAGTTCACCAGTGAGCTGAGCCGTCTGCGCGAAGGCGACACCTTGCTGGTGGAGAAACTGGCGACCGGTTATCTGACGCCGGACCGTTTTGTCGACGGGCGAGACTTGTGGCTGTTATCCACAGGCACGGGCGTCGCGCCTTTTCTCTCGATCCTTCAAGACTTCGAGATCTGGGAAAAATTCGAGCGCATCATTCTGGTTTACAGCGCCCGGGAGTCCAGGGAGCTGGCTTATCAACAGTTGATTGGCGAGTTGATGCAGCGCGATTATCTGGTCGAGTACGCCGACAAGTTCCTGTTTCTGCCCACCGTGACCCGTGAGCATCATTCTGGCGCCTTGCATGGCCGGATCACGCACCTGATCGAAAATGGCGAGCTGGAGCGTGCCGCCGGTGTCGAGCTGACGCCCGAGCATTCGCGAGTGATGATTTGCGGCAACCCGCAGATGATCGACGACACCCGGGCCGTGCTCAAACAGCGCAACATGCAACTCAACCTGACCCGTCGGCCGGGGCAGGTTGTTGTGGAGAATTACTGGTAG
- a CDS encoding helix-turn-helix domain-containing protein — protein sequence MGSMEFNSPSPFPAKNLTQREIEILKWSAEGKTAGDIAIILSLKERTIHFHIASAIQKMGVCNKTAAAVQAALRGMF from the coding sequence ATGGGATCCATGGAGTTCAACTCACCATCCCCATTTCCGGCAAAAAACCTGACACAACGAGAAATCGAGATCCTCAAATGGTCCGCGGAAGGCAAGACAGCGGGCGACATCGCAATCATCCTGAGCCTGAAAGAGCGCACCATTCATTTTCATATCGCCAGTGCGATACAGAAAATGGGGGTTTGCAACAAGACAGCTGCCGCCGTCCAGGCAGCCTTGAGAGGGATGTTCTGA
- a CDS encoding methyltransferase, whose amino-acid sequence MPVLTSPFAQLDLIRQPEQQDEPLQAFDAADEYLLNHVAETGLTLQSKVLVLNDSFGALAASLAQHATVVSSTDSYLAAQGLEKNLTRNGMAYDAVPVIPASEPLNGPFDWVLIRVPKTLALLEEQLIRLQGQLAPGARVIAAAMVKHLPRSAGELLEEYVGPVQASLAVKKARLLFCTPEESRPVLASPYPTRYTLDQPAIELVNHANVFCRDGLDIGTRAFLPYLPKNLGSARVADLGCGNGVLAIASALDNPQAHYTLVDESFMAVQSAAENWQATLGAREVVIRAGDGLASQEPDSLDVVLCNPPFHQQQVVGDFLAWRMFLQARASLVVGGALYIVGNRHLGYHSKLARLFRGVEQVAATPKFVILKARK is encoded by the coding sequence ATGCCCGTGCTGACCAGTCCTTTCGCTCAACTTGATCTCATTCGCCAACCCGAACAACAAGATGAGCCGTTGCAGGCATTTGATGCGGCGGATGAATACCTGCTGAACCATGTGGCAGAAACCGGCCTGACCCTGCAGAGCAAGGTACTGGTACTCAACGACAGCTTTGGTGCATTGGCCGCAAGCCTCGCGCAGCATGCAACGGTGGTCAGCAGCACCGATTCGTATCTGGCAGCACAAGGTCTGGAAAAGAACCTGACCCGCAATGGCATGGCCTATGACGCCGTACCTGTGATCCCGGCCAGCGAGCCATTGAACGGCCCTTTCGACTGGGTACTGATCCGGGTTCCCAAGACCCTGGCATTGCTGGAAGAACAGCTCATTCGCCTGCAAGGCCAGTTGGCACCGGGTGCCCGGGTGATCGCAGCGGCGATGGTCAAGCACCTGCCACGCTCGGCCGGTGAACTGCTGGAAGAATATGTAGGCCCGGTCCAGGCATCACTGGCCGTAAAAAAGGCACGTCTGTTGTTCTGCACTCCAGAAGAATCCAGGCCCGTCCTGGCTTCGCCCTACCCGACCCGTTACACGCTCGATCAACCCGCCATCGAACTGGTCAACCACGCCAACGTATTCTGTCGCGACGGCCTGGATATCGGCACCCGTGCCTTCCTGCCTTACCTACCCAAAAACCTCGGCTCGGCCAGAGTTGCCGATCTGGGCTGCGGCAATGGCGTGCTTGCCATCGCAAGCGCCCTGGATAACCCGCAGGCTCATTACACGCTGGTGGATGAGTCCTTCATGGCCGTACAGTCGGCCGCCGAGAACTGGCAGGCAACGCTGGGAGCCCGCGAGGTGGTGATTCGTGCCGGTGATGGCCTGGCCAGCCAGGAACCGGATTCTCTGGATGTGGTGCTCTGCAACCCGCCCTTCCACCAGCAGCAGGTGGTCGGTGATTTCCTGGCCTGGCGCATGTTCCTTCAGGCGCGGGCTTCACTGGTGGTCGGTGGCGCGCTGTATATCGTCGGCAATCGCCATCTGGGCTATCACAGCAAACTGGCACGGCTGTTTCGCGGCGTGGAACAGGTCGCCGCAACGCCCAAGTTCGTGATTCTTAAAGCCCGTAAATAA